The stretch of DNA tttaaatcataaattttttatctcatttattGTATGACTTAGAAATTCAGGAGTAAAGTATACAAGAGTAGTAGATATTATTGGCACAGCCAGTAGCAAGTGGAAATTATCGTATAAAATAGCAATCTAAAACGGTAAATGAGATATTAATAGCTTCATTTTCTTGTCATTGCGTGCAACTTTTTATGATCGTCGCATTCCAGTGCTCGTATTCCGTTATCTGTATCGTtggtacatattttattaatgcttaTCCtcgacaatttaaaaatatttgtttatcgcTCTATTTGCAGCAACCAGACTTTTCGTGTTTCAACGAGGCCTCTCGTCGTAATCGAATTGAATCACGTACGCCACCCTCGATCTTCGAGCACAAAACCTTTTCCACCAAATAGCGCATCGCTGTATCTgcaaatttcataataatgcAATCAGGTCTCAAGCAGTCATTTTCAAATCGCGCAGCGATTTTCGATAGATTAAGTGCAAGAAAATTGGTATACTATTCAAAATCTGACATGGATTCTCGATATTTGCGATACGTATAATATAtgagtaattataaatattacaaaagagTGAACCTAGAAAGCTGCACAGTCATcaatttttacttcaaaaagtaaattttaatttaattaaaatgcaaacaggattttaaaatacatcgaTACTTATTTCCAAGTCATCTAAATCTATTTCTTTGCTTTTTGGGTGatgcaaataacaatttattcaaataataaatgtataaaaaatatggatttCCAGAAATCTGAGGCTTTCGACCGTTCACCTACCGACGTTGGTGTTGTTCTTCGCGGAGGTCGCATACCAGACATCGATCTTGTTCTCTTTGCAGAACCTGGTGATCTGCTCGTTGGTCACCGCGACCGAAATGTCGCACTTGTTCGCCAGGAGTACGACCGGTATGCCCGAGCCATCCGGCAGCGTGACCTTCTCCCGGAGGTCGCCTAGCCATTTCTTCATCGACTGAAAGGTCGCCGCGCGTGAGATGTCGAATACGAGTGCCGCGGCGACTCTGCGTTAGCATCGACGAGCAAAAAATCGAACCGATCGAtcgattagaaaaaaaaaaaaaacaattaacatTTCCATTGACAATCGACACATTAaggaatatttataacttttgtttCGACAAAGCGTGCCGTTAAAACTGCAGCAAAATATACACATTAACGATAAGAAATGTGTTGGAGACAACAAACTGATAAAAGTCATATTTACGCGTATTTATAGTAGACCCTCGTCATGTATCCGAATCTCTCGTGGCCGGCGATGTCCCTGAAATTCAGAATGAAATTATCTCCCCTCCTCGTCGTCGCGGgagattgagaaaaaatttcggaaaaaacttttttcagGACGAaagaataatacataaattgtgCGTCGACAGTACCATAGTTGCAAGTTTATT from Linepithema humile isolate Giens D197 chromosome 2, Lhum_UNIL_v1.0, whole genome shotgun sequence encodes:
- the LOC105673899 gene encoding ras-related protein Rab-38-like; this translates as MRRADRTSTSAGSRRYRRDSDIILSNFNHKEHLFKFLVIGDYGVGKTALVRRYTEGKFSSNYKITIGADFAIKTLDWDPHTKINLQLWDIAGHERFGYMTRVYYKYAVAAALVFDISRAATFQSMKKWLGDLREKVTLPDGSGIPVVLLANKCDISVAVTNEQITRFCKENKIDVWYATSAKNNTNVDTAMRYLVEKVLCSKIEGGVRDSIRLRREASLKHEKSGCCK